From the Microbacterium sp. W4I4 genome, one window contains:
- the dcd gene encoding dCTP deaminase, producing the protein MLLSDRDIKAEIASGRIGLSPFDGEMVQPSSVDVRLDRYFRLFDNHKYPFIDPSVEQPELTRLIEVDPEEPFILHPGEFALGATFERVTLPDDVAARLEGKSSLGRLGLITHSTAGFVDPGFSGHVTLELANVATLPIKLWPGMKIGQFCFFRLTSPTENAYGTGPYGNRYQGQRGPTASRSFQNFHRTDVGTTDAGSIGG; encoded by the coding sequence GTGCTTCTCAGCGACCGCGACATCAAGGCAGAAATCGCATCGGGCCGGATCGGGCTCAGCCCGTTCGACGGCGAGATGGTGCAGCCCTCGAGCGTCGACGTGCGGCTGGACCGGTACTTCCGACTGTTCGACAACCACAAGTACCCCTTCATCGACCCGTCCGTGGAGCAGCCCGAGCTGACCCGGCTGATCGAGGTGGACCCCGAAGAGCCGTTCATCCTGCACCCCGGGGAGTTCGCACTCGGGGCGACGTTCGAACGGGTGACGCTGCCCGATGACGTCGCCGCGCGACTGGAGGGCAAGTCCTCCTTGGGGCGCCTGGGCCTGATCACGCACTCCACCGCAGGGTTCGTCGACCCCGGATTCAGCGGACACGTCACCCTGGAGCTCGCGAACGTCGCGACCCTGCCGATCAAGCTCTGGCCGGGCATGAAGATCGGCCAGTTCTGCTTCTTCCGTCTGACCTCGCCGACCGAGAACGCCTACGGCACCGGCCCCTATGGCAACCGCTACCAGGGGCAGCGGGGACCCACGGCATCCCGCTCCTTCCAGAACTTCCACCGCACCGACGTGGGCACGACCGACGCAGGATCCATCGGAGGATGA
- a CDS encoding TasA family protein, producing MNENIAAQTPTRSRKRLIVPLAGLLVAAAITVGSGADFVANSVNAANAFSTGTLTQSNSKSGTAIFNAANLKPGDTLNGTVTITNSGTLPADFALTEDAANGFVTKSNLSLVITRAGQPTPVWSGTFGDLTAAGPLSLGSFSAGEARVYTFSTTLAQSAANVEQGKNATAKYTWNSTQTAPDTIGQ from the coding sequence ATGAACGAGAACATCGCCGCACAGACCCCCACCCGCTCGCGCAAGCGTCTCATCGTGCCGCTCGCGGGCCTGCTGGTCGCCGCAGCCATCACCGTCGGCTCCGGCGCCGACTTCGTCGCCAACTCGGTCAACGCGGCGAACGCGTTCAGCACCGGCACCCTGACGCAGAGCAACTCGAAGTCGGGCACCGCGATCTTCAACGCCGCGAACCTCAAGCCGGGCGACACCCTGAACGGCACCGTGACCATCACGAACTCCGGCACCCTTCCCGCGGACTTCGCCCTGACCGAGGACGCGGCGAACGGCTTCGTCACCAAGTCGAACCTCTCGCTCGTGATCACCCGCGCCGGGCAGCCCACCCCTGTCTGGTCGGGCACCTTCGGCGACCTGACCGCCGCCGGCCCGCTCAGCCTCGGCAGCTTCTCCGCCGGCGAGGCCCGCGTCTACACGTTCAGCACCACGCTCGCCCAGTCGGCGGCGAACGTCGAGCAGGGCAAGAACGCCACCGCGAAGTACACCTGGAACTCCACGCAGACCGCGCCGGACACCATCGGTCAGTGA
- a CDS encoding signal peptidase I: MSTTRTTRRIGSTLVTIVAVIATAIVALMLVPGLLGMDRYVITGGSMSGTFERGSLVFEREVPVADLKVGDIITYLPPQDSGVTELVTHRILSITADDSTGGARVFHTKGDANASADPWTFTLTSATQPRAVGWVPILGWVFIGLSMPIVRILAIGIPSAVIALLFLRDFVRALRPDRTADAVAPVTPTVVTASISI; the protein is encoded by the coding sequence ATGAGCACCACGCGCACGACACGCAGAATCGGCAGCACCCTGGTCACGATCGTGGCCGTCATCGCTACGGCGATCGTGGCGCTCATGCTCGTCCCCGGCCTGCTCGGCATGGACCGCTACGTCATCACCGGCGGTTCGATGTCCGGCACCTTCGAGCGCGGAAGCCTCGTCTTCGAGCGCGAGGTGCCGGTCGCCGATCTGAAGGTCGGCGACATCATCACCTACCTGCCCCCGCAGGACTCGGGCGTGACCGAACTGGTGACTCACCGCATCCTGTCGATCACCGCAGACGACTCGACCGGCGGAGCCCGGGTGTTCCACACCAAGGGCGATGCCAACGCGAGCGCGGACCCGTGGACCTTCACCCTCACCTCGGCGACTCAGCCCCGCGCTGTCGGCTGGGTTCCGATCCTCGGTTGGGTGTTCATCGGCCTCTCCATGCCGATCGTGCGGATCCTGGCCATCGGCATCCCCTCCGCCGTGATCGCCCTGCTATTCCTGCGCGACTTCGTGCGGGCGCTGCGTCCCGACAGGACAGCGGATGCCGTCGCGCCCGTCACCCCGACCGTGGTCACCGCCTCGATCAGCATCTGA
- a CDS encoding LCP family protein: protein MHSDFADLGFTDETRTQALPVRGGTARPPRKQRDKVKVAFLIILGIVVAALIAGGIYVWTLFNSFSQVTVIDDAFPDDAGRPVAVAEAQTFLLLGSDSRASGEATIRGRSDTIMVAHIPADHSTVQVMSIMRDNWVPIPGHGETKINAATAFGGIPLMVQTVEGILDTRIDHVAIIDFESFKGLTTAVGGVTVDNSTAFKAGSGEHFAAGEITLEGADALAFVRERKAFSKGDYQRAANQQLLVKGLISKILSAETLANPGRVSALVDQVSPFLSTDEGLDAGYLAGLAVTMRDIRAADVRFFTSPTLGTGTIKGQSIVKPDWDGLATISQAIKDGTLDQYEPTGK, encoded by the coding sequence ATGCACTCAGACTTCGCAGACCTCGGCTTCACCGACGAGACGCGCACTCAGGCGCTTCCCGTTCGCGGCGGGACTGCGAGGCCTCCCCGCAAGCAGCGCGACAAGGTGAAGGTCGCCTTTCTCATCATCCTCGGCATCGTCGTGGCCGCTCTGATCGCGGGCGGCATCTACGTGTGGACGCTCTTCAACTCGTTCAGTCAGGTGACGGTGATCGACGACGCCTTCCCTGACGATGCGGGTCGTCCCGTCGCGGTCGCCGAGGCGCAGACCTTCCTCCTGCTCGGATCGGATTCCCGTGCGAGCGGAGAGGCCACGATCCGAGGGCGCTCCGACACGATCATGGTCGCCCACATCCCCGCCGATCACAGCACGGTGCAGGTCATGTCGATCATGCGCGACAACTGGGTCCCGATCCCCGGCCACGGCGAGACGAAGATCAACGCGGCCACGGCCTTCGGCGGCATCCCGCTGATGGTCCAGACCGTCGAGGGCATTCTCGACACCCGCATCGACCACGTCGCCATCATCGACTTCGAGAGCTTCAAGGGTCTGACGACGGCGGTCGGCGGCGTGACGGTCGACAACTCGACGGCGTTCAAGGCGGGGTCGGGCGAGCACTTCGCGGCGGGGGAGATCACGCTGGAGGGGGCGGATGCTCTGGCCTTCGTCCGCGAGCGCAAGGCGTTCTCGAAGGGCGACTACCAGCGCGCGGCCAACCAGCAGCTGCTGGTGAAGGGGCTCATCTCGAAGATCCTCAGCGCCGAGACGCTTGCCAACCCGGGTCGCGTGAGTGCGCTCGTCGATCAGGTCTCGCCCTTCCTGTCGACGGATGAGGGACTCGACGCCGGGTATCTCGCGGGACTGGCCGTGACGATGAGGGACATCCGCGCCGCCGACGTGCGCTTCTTCACGTCGCCGACACTCGGCACGGGAACCATCAAGGGGCAGTCGATCGTGAAGCCCGACTGGGACGGCCTCGCCACGATCAGCCAGGCCATCAAGGACGGAACCCTCGACCAGTACGAGCCGACGGGCAAGTAG